A single region of the Mercenaria mercenaria strain notata chromosome 6, MADL_Memer_1, whole genome shotgun sequence genome encodes:
- the LOC123549099 gene encoding uncharacterized protein LOC123549099 isoform X1: MSVIIRLQGLSWSASAMDIRNFFKGLSIPPGGVRIIGGENGDAFIAFSTDEDARQAMMLTNKPLNDIPVQLFLSSKTEMQNTISQAKDKAPSVSAPAAPAVSTNLASTLLSQQIPSVQQISQAFPAVGQIMGSLGIQQSTQVDQFQSGFNRTVPQVNMSLSSGFLDNSNSNNQQQKIQSKEKSMNQYEQELPGEYAVGGIQGLNKQSDVKSNTQRQLGFGDHLGASYNKNQTDVVNQGFPNTQQNHGSLGPKGNFRGEVYFPQTDFHPPGSHNQPWENSNQQQNLNQNNPNMAFGNKQPFNNQPGNFQGHGKPIYGGQSVTSSQQFGHGKPFQSENTVMSNLQSFPGVRPNFPVNNRPGDPNLMPNKRQSDPNFPQSNRPDVHNYPPSNRPGDPNIPTSNKPSDSNFPPGNRQGDPNLPPSSRPGDPNFPFSKRSGDLSFPSDNKSNESSFLSSGHPTDFPNTQTTGIHFPQRSVPNDVSHLQGSRQSQLNIPPSSRSQTQNLPLVSRQDDSKFLATTLPFDLSFTQASMPNKSTLPPRPRQSASRFSPAIVSSEANNPPVSRISGTNFPQSSQPNDPYSTKSTYSTPGETANKIESGRLSMASKTNVPADKSSGGLILSNKRDEFGRNVPYTGREGNLSDSSRTPTQDEKYDDSRDSSDTRLRDSNRRSSRDRDRSRDRSSRRDSPRDRDRRDRDRGRRDRDDDRRSRRDRDKDRDRDKRPRERDSERYEKSRESKDKDRKTSPARDLNRKARKRSLSPSSKNKNENEKKLQIEKAGQSPVVKRDVTDNKVKSSVGNSSSDSKSVDKTSSLLEKDIEKKASTGAHPLFPVVPLPKSGRGLLGEAPVTLSENVNPGFGNFNPSTSLMSSLNGQKVTGIGGVNAGPLLNTPVEAVPKDFRGYEPSGGFPGPRADIPPSDMGIASQSGFQKRSVDGHSGKGVGEQSQTFEYGHSGGMVGQINRERPFDNRSDFRGSRFTRHAQLDTGMPSADYRELDRDIPHYDQPEFHNNQQHPRFNRGQGGRDGPPSFVDRNQRGFQSPDREGPFRQMGGPPFDDRRSEAFRGPTQGPGPDSTAPPFNERNTHIQGREGRRSLLGDGGMQRDFRGPGYDRFPDGPAFDEGMQRYESLPPDFRGQPQGQYETHGRHFNDRNTNESRVMPSLLDDIPFGNRREFQGRPGRDLPPRREGPQSDFRDEPSFERGRDKEDRKIFEHAGRNDHSFDRRSSGLRSRQGQEDFNGPADFRGHEMDDRHFNREQNESRDKRPPFDNRGREFGGPQGRDFDRMSGNIRGPNMGQQNNRDMHRDNESSYMQSDRDRDRRSFDRDGTSFERERGDFNRRDKYDNRFSGRYEDHADATRDRSNERGRDERNREQHGYKNERDRSTFRDDRKRDNDERRNRGDDNSNDKRSSANDKNELKVSSEKQSENKNEAKPSEKNVDLKENTLASEATKGSALCSVVLENIPVETTYKDIRKLFAGLELPKDGIKILNNNEGKRIGKAFVRFGSQESFKKGLQKDRTRLGNKIMVIKPVPRKEFDNAIDSYLPPDDDDDVAPDLDMCNSLSATLRALKGEPQLKMQKKSVTPNTKDFVVKISLLPEYAKVQHIKSYFEGFGIAKNGEAIVVESSRFKTCTGLGYVEFADESSFKRALNLKKMLDRKTIKLTHGSKKEMNDLMNKMKSETNSKVSDKSADGRKDEKTNTKSEHKEAKESGIESNQAKISDTVKTPKVSKESTVASTEPSKTPPVKLSPACTCLRVRNIPKTMKVFELRSLFEGVGVSVRVAQICHDAVGKAIGEGYVEFSTNSDVQKSLVKNETSVGKNKISVEPVTKTEMIENMRLLRQSLQPETPTTQAVFFFVKAANLPKNVSTGEIMNFFSGYNPAPESIRLNIGDGSEPPDCSTALVGFRTREQAETAIASTNGNLLRNKNVNLTKVDSRR, encoded by the coding sequence ATGTCTGTGATTATTCGGCTACAGGGCTTGTCCTGGTCCGCTAGCGCCATGGATATCCGAAATTTCTTCAAGGGTTTGAGTATCCCTCCAGGAGGTGTTCGAATCATTGGTGGTGAGAACGGTGATGCTTTTATAGCTTTTTCTACAGACGAAGATGCGCGACAAGCAATGATGCTAACGAACAAACCGCTAAATGATATTCCTGTGCAGTTATTTCTAAGTAGTAAAACCGAAATGCAGAATACCATATCGCAAGCCAAAGATAAAGCCCCGAGTGTTTCTGCACCAGCGGCACCGGCTGTCAGTACGAAtcttgcatcaacattattaagtCAACAGATACCATCAGTGCAGCAAATATCCCAAGCTTTTCCAGCCGTAGGTCAAATTATGGGTTCATTAGGCATTCAACAGTCAACACAAGTTGATCAGTTTCAGAGTGGATTTAACAGGACTGTGCCTCAGGTTAATATGTCACTGTCTTCGGGTTTCTTGGACAATTCTAATTCGAacaatcaacaacaaaaaatacaatcGAAAGAAAAAAGTATGAATCAGTATGAACAGGAGTTACCAGGTGAATATGCAGTTGGAGGTATCCAAGGCTTAAATAAACAGTCAGATGTTAAGTCCAATACACAGAGACAGCTAGGGTTTGGCGATCACTTAGGTGCTTCGTATAACAAAAATCAGACAGATGTAGTCAATCAAGGATTTCCAAATACTCAACAAAATCATGGAAGTCTAGGTCCAAAAGGTAACTTTCGCGGAGAAGTTTACTTTCCACAGACAGATTTTCATCCACCAGGCTCTCATAATCAACCATGGGAAAACAGTAACCAGCAGCAAAACCTAAATCAAAATAATCCAAATATGGCATTTGGAAATAAACAGCCGTTTAACAACCAGCCTGGTAACTTCCAAGGTCATGGGAAGCCTATCTATGGTGGCCAAAGCGTTACCAGCAGTCAGCAGTTTGGTCATGGTAAACCATTTCAAAGTGAAAATACCGTTATGAGTAATTTGCAATCTTTTCCAGGAGTACGTCCGAATTTTCCCGTTAACAACAGACCAGGTGACCCAAACCTCATGCCAAACAAAAGACAAAGCGACCCGAACTTTCCTCAAAGTAATAGGCCAGATGTCCATAACTATCCCCCAAGCAACAGACCAGGTGATCCTAACATTCCAACTAGCAATAAACCAAGTGACTCGAACTTTCCGCCAGGCAACAGACAAGGTGATCCTAACCTTCCACCAAGCAGCAGACCAGGTGACCCGAACTTTCCTTTTAGCAAAAGATCTGGTGACTTAAGCTTTCCATCGGACAACAAATCAAATGAATCATCATTTCTGTCTAGTGGTCATCCTACTGATTTTCCTAATACACAAACAACAGGCATACATTTTCCACAAAGAAGTGTTCCAAATGATGTTAGTCATTTACAGGGTAGTCGGCAGAGTCAGTTAAATATTCCACCATCTAGTCGGTCACAAACTCAGAATCTTCCTTTAGTTAGTCGGCAAGATGATTCGAAGTTTCTTGCAACTACTCTCCCTTTCGATTTAAGTTTTACACAAGCAAGTATGCCAAACAAGTCTACCTTACCACCTAGACCTCGCCAGTCAGCTTCAAGGTTCTCTCCTGCAATAGTTTCTAGTGAGGCAAATAATCCACCAGTGAGTCGCATTAGTGGTACAAATTTTCCCCAAAGTTCTCAGCctaatgacccatattcaactaAGTCAACATactctacaccaggagaaacagcgAATAAAATTGAATCAGGACGATTATCTATGGCTAGTAAAACTAATGTTCCAGCTGATAAATCGTCAGGAGGTTTAATTTTGTCAAATAAGCGGGACGAGTTTGGTAGAAATGTACCATATACAGGACGTGAGGGAAACTTGAGCGATTCTTCAAGAACACCTACTCAGGATGAAAAATATGACGATTCAAGAGATTCCTCTGATACACGGTTAAGAGATTCAAACAGAAGGAGTAGCCGAGACAGAGACCGATCCCGCGATCGTTCTAGCCGACGTGATAGCCCACGTGATCGTGATCGAAGGGATAGAGACCGAGGTCGAAGAGACAGAGACGATGACAGAAGGTCAAGGAGAGATCGTGATAAGGACCGCGATCGTGACAAAAGGCCAAGAGAACGTGACAGTGAAAGGTATGAGAAAAGTCGAGAATCAAAAGATAAAGACCGAAAAACTAGTCCTGCTAGGGATTTAAATCGAAAAGCAAGAAAAAGATCTTTGTCACCCAGTAGTAAAAACAAGAACGAAAACGAAAAGAAGTTGCAGATTGAAAAAGCTGGACAATCACCTGTTGTTAAACGAGATGTTACTGATAACAAAGTGAAGTCATCAGTTGGGAATTCCAGTTCTGATAGTAAATCTGTAGACAAGACTTCCAGTTTATTAGAAAAAGATATTGAAAAGAAGGCTAGCACTGGGGCTCATCCATTGTTCCCAGTTGTTCCACTGCCAAAGAGTGGCAGAGGTTTACTTGGTGAGGCACCAGTTACGTTATCAGAAAATGTAAACCCAGGTTTTGGAAACTTTAACCCGTCAACATCCCTGATGAGCAGTTTAAATGGACAAAAAGTTACTGGTATTGGAGGCGTAAACGCAGGACCTCTGTTAAATACACCTGTCGAAGCTGTACCAAAAGATTTCAGAGGATATGAGCCGTCAGGTGGATTCCCAGGTCCTAGAGCAGATATTCCACCGTCTGACATGGGCATTGCTTCGCAATCTGGATTTCAAAAGAGGTCTGTTGATGGGCATAGTGGTAAGGGGGTCGGGGAGCAGTCGCAAACATTTGAATATGGGCATTCTGGTGGTATGGTGGGGCAGATAAACCGAGAAAGACCATTTGATAACAGATCTGATTTCCGTGGGTCTCGTTTCACAAGACACGCACAGTTGGATACAGGCATGCCTTCTGCTGATTATAGAGAACTTGATAGAGATATACCTCATTATGATCAACCAGAATTTCACAATAATCAACAGCATCCTAGATTTAATAGAGGTCAAGGAGGTAGAGATGGACCTCCGTCTTTTGTTGACAGAAATCAGCGTGGTTTTCAAAGCCCAGATCGCGAAGGGCCATTCAGGCAAATGGGTGGTCCACCATTTGATGATCGTCGGTCAGAGGCTTTTAGAGGGCCAACACAAGGCCCTGGTCCTGACAGTACGGCTCCCCcttttaatgaaagaaatactcATATTCAGGGGCGTGAAGGTCGCCGCAGTCTTCTAGGTGATGGTGGAATGCAGCGTGATTTTAGAGGACCAGGCTATGATCGTTTTCCTGATGGACCGGCATTTGATGAAGGAATGCAACGTTATGAAAGCTTACCACCTGATTTTCGGGGACAACCGCAAGGTCAGTATGAAACGCATGGCAGacattttaatgacagaaatacAAATGAGAGTCGAGTGATGCCAAGTCTGTTGGATGACATTCCGTTCGGAAACAGACGAGAATTTCAAGGCCGTCCTGGAAGAGATCTCCCACCGCGTCGGGAGGGTCCTCAATCTGATTTCAGAGATGAGCCCTCTTTTGAGCGCGGACGCGATAAAGAAGATCGGAAAATATTTGAACATGCAGGAAGAAATGATCACAGTTTTGACAGAAGGAGCAGTGGACTTCGCAGTCGGCAAGGTCAAGAAGATTTCAACGGACCTGCAGATTTTAGAGGACATGAAATGGATGACAGACATTTTAATCGCGAACAAAATGAGTCTAGAGATAAAAGGCCGCCTTTTGATAATCGAGGTCGAGAGTTCGGTGGACCTCAGGGGCGAGATTTTGATAGAATGTCAGGGAATATTCGTGGTCCTAACATGGGCCAGCAGAATAACCGTGATATGCACAGAGACAATGAAAGTAGCTATATGCAGTCAGACCGGGATAGGGATCGTCGTTCGTTTGACAGAGATGGGACATCGTTTGAGCGTGAAAGGGGTGACTTTAATAGACGAGACAAGTACGATAATAGATTTTCAGGAAGATATGAAGATCATGCAGACGCAACAAGAGATCGATCAAATGAACGTGGCCGAGATGAAAGAAACAGAGAACAACATGGCTACAAAAATGAGCGAGATCGATCAACATTTAGAGATGACAGGAAACGTGACAATGATGAAAGGCGAAATAGAGGTGATGACAACTCAAATGACAAAAGATCTTCagcaaatgataaaaatgaattaaaagtgaGTAGTGAAAAACAGAGTGAAAATAAGAACGAAGCAAAACCTAGTGAGAAAAACGTTGATTTAAAAGAGAATACGTTAGCATCAGAAGCCACAAAGGGGTCTGCGTTATGTTCTGTAGTCTTGGAAAATATTCCCGTTGAAACAACTTATAAGGACATTCGTAAGTTATTTGCTGGTCTAGAACTACCAAAGGATGGCATCAAGATATTGAATAACAACGAaggaaaacgaataggaaaagcTTTTGTAAGGTTTGGTTCTCAAGAATCGTTCAAGAAAGGACTTCAGAAGGACAGAACCAGACTAGGAAATAAAATTATGGTAATAAAACCGGTACCACGGAAAGAATTTGATAACGCAATTGATTCATACCTACCTcctgatgatgacgatgatgtaGCTCCCGATCTCGACATGTGTAACTCATTAAGTGCAACATTAAGGGCATTGAAAGGTGAACCACAACTTAAAATGCAGAAGAAATCTGTTACACCTAATACAAAAGACTTTGTCGTGAAGATAAGTCTTTTGCCTGAATATGCTAAGGTACAACACATAAAATCCTATTTTGAGGGTTTCGGTATTGCGAAAAATGGAGAGGCAATAGTTGTTGAGTCCAGTCGTTTTAAAACTTGCACAGGACTGGGTTATGTAGAGTTTGCAGACGAAAGTTCATTTAAAAGAGCTCTGAATCTAAAGAAGATGCTTGATAGGAAAACTATTAAACTTACTCATGGGAGTAAAAAAGAGATGAAtgatttaatgaataaaatgaaatcaGAAACTAACAGTAAAGTATCGGATAAAAGTGCTGATGGACGTAAAGATGAGAAAACGAATACAAAAAGTGAACATAAAGAGGCTAAGGAGAGTGGAATTGAAAGTAATCAAGCTAAAATAAGTGACACTGTTAAAACGCCCAAAGTCTCAAAAGAGTCCACAGTCGCGAGTACTGAACCGTCAAAAACACCGCCTGTCAAATTGTCCCCAGCTTGTACATGCCTTAGAGTGAGAAATATTCCAAAGACAATGAAAGTGTTTGAGCTGCGCAGTTTATTTGAGGGCGTAGGCGTTAGTGTTAGGGTAGCTCAAATATGTCATGATGCTGTTGGTAAAGCAATTGGTGAAGGGTATGTTGAATTTTCTACAAACTCAGACGTGCAAAAATCCTTAGTGAAAAATGAAACTTCGGTTGGAAAAAATAAGATATCAGTTGAACCTGTTACTAAAACTGAAATGATTGAGAATATGCGGCTGTTAAGACAGTCATTACAACCAGAAACGCCTACTACCCAAGCTGTGTTCTTCTTTGTGAAAGCGGCAAATTTACCAAAGAATGTGTCAACAGGAGAGATAATGAACTTTTTCTCAGGGTACAATCCTGCACCAGAATCTATTAGATTGAATATCGGTGACGGTAGTGAACCTCCAGATTGCAGCACTGCTTTGGTTGGGTTTCGAACACGGGAACAAGCAGAAACAGCGATTGCCTCAACTAATGGGAACCTTCTTAGAAACAAGA